A region from the Vicia villosa cultivar HV-30 ecotype Madison, WI linkage group LG3, Vvil1.0, whole genome shotgun sequence genome encodes:
- the LOC131660569 gene encoding protein OXIDATIVE STRESS 3 LIKE 4-like, which produces MEILVGPTFTIDVPSSPPPSDQTEERRRLFMNEVEAPTSFRISGSSKFFGGGSPESSSSIGTPDESDNDEEVQSQMKTRSGLGSLDSLEDSLPIKRGLSSHFEGKSKSFTDLSQVSDLTELRKQESPFNKRRRVLIASKFSRKSSFYSWSNPKSMPLLPVNEDHDDDYGDGYYDYEEEEKTRKVSSSSSSSSLGEEKKQEDQVQVGDGRMHESHAAEMRLRLRSFKSRSFSLADLQEHDDEEDDEDD; this is translated from the exons ATGGAGATTTTAGTGGGTCCCACTTTCACCATCGACGTTCCTTCATCTCCGCCGCCTTCCGATCAAACCGAAGAACGCCGCCGCCTCTTCATGAATGAAGTTGAAGCTCCGACGTCGTTCCGGATCTCGGGATCGTCGAAGTTCTTCGGCGGCGGTTCGCCGGAGAGTTCGTCGTCGATTGGGACTCCCGATGAGAGTGACAACGATGAGGAAGTGCAGAGTCAGATGAAGACAAGAAGTGGATTGGGTTCGTTGGATTCTTTGGAAGACTCTCTCCCTATCAA GAGGGGATTATCAAGtcattttgaaggaaaatcaAAGTCATTTACAGATCTATCACAGGTAAGCGATTTAACTGAATTGCGAAAGCAAGAGAGTCCTTTTAACAAGAGAAGAAGGGTTTTAATTGCTTCTAAATTTTCGAGAAAATCGTCTTTCTATTCATGGTCAAACCCTAAATCCATGCCTCTTTTGCCTGTGAATGAGGATCATGATGATGATTATGGTGATGGTTATTATGATtatgaagaagaggaaaagacgAGAAAAGTTTCATCCTCTTCGTCTTCATCTTCTTTGGGAGAGGAGAAGAAACAAGAAGATCAAGTTCAGGTTGGGGATGGTAGAATGCATGAATCTCATGCTGCTGAAATGAGGCTTAGACTTAGAAGCTTTAAGTCAAGGAGTTTTTCTCTTGCAGATCTACAAGAACATGAtgatgaggaagatgatgaagatgattaa